In the Telopea speciosissima isolate NSW1024214 ecotype Mountain lineage chromosome 2, Tspe_v1, whole genome shotgun sequence genome, one interval contains:
- the LOC122650392 gene encoding dirigent protein 9-like: MATKRPSTISTTLKSTLYFFIIALTSIGCANSARILVADATSPLPNVVVPTAIPLAAPPTVAPVSSITPVTATAPAFAPIATLPAPADSTTAATPAVAIPPVSSSVVTTPVANLAPVVGPTTTQQGGPTTANPALSFFMHDILGGSQPSGRVVAGIVANMGVNSQLPFSRPNTAVLPINGGIPLLNNGNNINGVLNNNNIPYLAGLGGGASSTTVIANSGNNNAVNGGNKLPFVDAGQLPTGATLQELMFGTITVVDDELTDGQDLGSSVVGKAQGFYLASSVDGTSHTMALTALFHGGAQAPDDTISFFGVHRTVATESQVAVVGGTGKYENAKGYANIQTLQSSNDHTTDGVETLHQFSVYLSY; the protein is encoded by the coding sequence ATGGCCACCAAGCGTCCCTCAACCATCTCCACCACTCTGAAGTCCACACTCTACTTCTTCATCATTGCCCTCACTAGTATCGGATGTGCCAACTCAGCTCGAATCCTCGTGGCGGATGCCACATCACCACTTCCTAATGTGGTGGTTCCAACAGCCATACCACTAGCGGCGCCGCCTACCGTTGCTCCAGTTTCATCCATTACTCCCGTGACAGCGACAGCGCCTGCTTTCGCACCAATTGCCACACTTCCAGCCCCTGCTGATTCAACCACAGCAGCAACACCTGCCGTGGCTATCCCTCCTGTATCCTCCAGTGTGGTGACAACACCTGTCGCCAACTTGGCACCTGTAGTGGGTCCCACTACCACACAACAAGGTGGACCCACCACAGCGAATCCGGCATTGTCATTCTTCATGCACGATATCCTAGGTGGGTCACAACCATCGGGTCGGGTGGTGGCTGGGATCGTTGCAAACATGGGAGTCAACAGTCAACTACCCTTTTCCAGACCCAACACTGCGGTCCTCCCAATCAACGGTGGGATTCCACTCCTTAACAACGGTAACAACATCAACGGTGTCCTCAACAACAATAACATTCCATACCTGGCCGGGCTCGGCGGTGGTGCATCAAGCACCACCGTGATCGCCAACAGCGGCAACAACAATGCCGTTAACGGTGGAAACAAGCTTCCTTTCGTGGATGCAGGGCAGCTGCCCACAGGAGCCACACTTCAGGAGCTCATGTTCGGTACAATCACGGTCGTCGATGATGAACTGACCGACGGTCAGGATTTGGGGTCATCGGTGGTAGGGAAGGCACAAGGGTTCTACTTGGCTAGCTCGGTAGACGGGACTAGCCATACCATGGCTCTTACGGCACTGTTTCACGGCGGTGCTCAAGCGCCCGATGACACAATTAGTTTCTTTGGGGTTCACCGGACGGTAGCTACGGAGTCTCAGGTAGCCGTGGTTGGAGGGACAGGGAAGTATGAGAACGCGAAAGGGTATGCAAATATACAGACCCTGCAATCCAGCAATGATCACACGACGGATGGGGTGGAGACTCTTCACCAGTTCAGCGTTTACCTTTCCTATTAG